In the Bacillus sp. HSf4 genome, ACTGAAAAACTGTCCAGGCTGACGGCAAATGCCAGAAGCAAGAAAGATGCAAATATCATATCCGGTCTTCCTTTCTGTTGATGCAGCGGTGCAAGTTTTTAACCTTAGGCATATTTTTTAGGCTTCTTATATATATGAGAAAAGAAAACCATCTGTGTATTGTTCATTCTAAAAAGCAACAATACCTAAGGGTTGCACCGAAAGGATTAAACAAGGATACGACTCGATTTGCCTTTATCCGCTACTGTCATTTTTTTTGGCATTTCACACAGTAATGTGTACCTCTTCCTCCAACGACCGTTTTTTCAATTTCAGATCCGCATGTTTTACAAGGTTCACCTTTTCGTCCGTAGACGTACAGCTTGAGCTGGAACATGCCGATTTCCCCTTGTGAATTAATGTAGGATCTGACTGTGCTCCCTCCGGCTTCAACAGCTTCTTTTAACGTCTGGACGATTTCTTTATGGAGGAGAACCGTCTGTTTTTTCGTCAGCCTGCTCGCAGGTGTTTCCGGATGGATTCCCGCTCTGAACAGGGCTTCATCCACGTAAATATTCCCCAATCCGACGACCGTCCGCTGGTCGAGAAGCGCGGTTTTCACCGAGCGGTTTGTTTTCATCAAGCGCTCTCTTAAATATCCGGCTGTAAATTCGCTGCTGAACGGCTCCGGGCCGAGCTGCCTGAGCGGCAGCTCTGTCTGTTCTTCACCCGGCTTAAACAAATGCATCGTGCCAAACTTCCTGACATCCCGATAGCGCAGCTCCGTTCCGTCCGTGAACTTGAAAATGACATGCACATGTTTATCAAGGGGCTCTCCGTTTTGATGGAGACCGTACTTCCCTTCCATTCTCAAATGGGAAACCATGACGCAGTGATCAAGATGAAACAATAAAAACTTTCCTCTTCTGTCTATCGACTGAATCGTCTGACCGGCAAGAAGTCTGGCGAATTCTTCAGGTTCCGCCGGACGTTTAATGATGTTCGTCCATCTAATATCAACCGCATCTATTGTTTTTCCTTTGACAAGTCCGGCAAGAGTGCGCCGGACCGTTTCAACTTCCGGCAATTCCGGCACATGATCACTTCCTTTTTTTATTTTGCGTCATACCATGATGGGCCTGAAGAACAATCCACTTTCAACGGAACATCGAGCTCCAATGCGCTCTCCATTACTTCAGGGACCAGCTTTTCAAGCTCTTTAATCTCTTCTTCAGGCGCTTCAAAGATCAATTCATCATGCACCTGCAGCAACAATTTGGCCTGAAGGCCTTTTTCTTTCAGCTTTTTCGCCATTTGGATCATCGCTTTTTTAATAATGTCAGCGGCGCTTCCCTGGATCGGCGTATTCATCGCCGTCCGCTCGGCAAAGCTGCGGAGGTTGAAGTTCCGGCTCGTCAATTCCGGAATGTATCTTCTCCTGCTTAAAAGCGTTGTGACATAGCCTTTCTGCTTGGCTTCCTGAACGGTTTCTTCCATGTATTCCTTGACTCCCTGGAAGCTGTTGAAATAGCGTTCGATAAACGCGGCGGCTTCCTTCCTTGTAATGCCCAGGTTTTGCGAAAGCCCGTAGTCGCTGATGCCATAGACGATGCCGAAATTGACGGCTTTCGCCTGCCTTCTCATCGCCGATGTGACTTCTTCTTCAGCCACATGAAAAACATCCATCGCCGTTTTCGTGTGAACGTCCATGTCATTTGTAAAAGCTTCGATCAGGTTTTTATCCTTCGAGATGTGTGCGAGGACCCTCAGTTCGATCTGCGAATAATCCGCGGCGAACATCAGCCAGCCTTTTTGAGACGGAACAAACGCCTGCCGGATCTTCCGGCCTTCTTCAAGACGGATTGGAATATTTTGCAGGTTTGGATCTGTCGAGCTCAGCCTCCCGGTCTGTGTTAAAGCCTGATTGAAGCGCGTGTGCACCTTATGGCTGTCTTTGCGGATGACTTTTAAAAGCCCTTCAACATATGTGGACTGCAGCTTGCCGATTTGCCTGTAATGCAGGATGTCTTCGATAATGACGTGTTTGTCGCGCAGCTTTTCCAACACATCCGCCGATGTGGAATAGCCCGTTTTTGTTTTTTTGATGACGGGCAGGCCGAGTTTTTCGAACAATATCACGCCGAGCTGCTTCGGCGAGTTGATGTTAAAGGTCTCTCCAGCCGACTCATGGATTTTCTTTTCATACTCTTTTAATTTTCCTGAAAGCTCTTCACCCATTTTTTTCAGCCTGTCCACATCGACCTGGACGCCGATGGATTCCATTTCACCGAGAATATGGGCCAGCGGCATTTCGAGATCTTCAAACAGCTCGAGCTGTTCGTTCTCTTCCAATTCATCAAGCAGTTTGTCGCGGAGCAGGGAAATCGCCTTTCCTTTTCTGGCCAAATGATCGGCAAGTTCCTGTTCAGCGGGAACCGCCTGTTTGGCACCTTTTCCATAGACCGCTTCATCGGAGGATACAATGCTCAGCTGATGGGTCTTTGCAACGCTTGCGACATCATCGTACGAGTGGCCAGGATTGA is a window encoding:
- the mutM gene encoding DNA-formamidopyrimidine glycosylase, with product MPELPEVETVRRTLAGLVKGKTIDAVDIRWTNIIKRPAEPEEFARLLAGQTIQSIDRRGKFLLFHLDHCVMVSHLRMEGKYGLHQNGEPLDKHVHVIFKFTDGTELRYRDVRKFGTMHLFKPGEEQTELPLRQLGPEPFSSEFTAGYLRERLMKTNRSVKTALLDQRTVVGLGNIYVDEALFRAGIHPETPASRLTKKQTVLLHKEIVQTLKEAVEAGGSTVRSYINSQGEIGMFQLKLYVYGRKGEPCKTCGSEIEKTVVGGRGTHYCVKCQKK
- the polA gene encoding DNA polymerase I; its protein translation is MTERKKLVLVDGNSLAYRAFFALPLLSNEKGIHTNAVYGFTMILMKMLEEEKPTHMLVAFDAGKTTFRHKTFKEYKGGRQKTPPELSEQMPFIQELLDAYRVSRYELENYEADDIIGTLAKSAETDGFEVKIFSGDKDLTQLATEGTTVAITKKGITDVEYYTPEHVREKYGLTPPQIIDMKGLMGDASDNIPGVPGVGEKTAIKLLKQFHTVEKLLSSIDEVSGKKLKEKLEEFKDQALMSKELATITTEAPLEITLDALGYEGFDREAVIKLFKDLGFHSLLERLGEDTAEKEEEQFEELDVKITNEITEELFASPASFVVEQLGDNYHEAPILGFSIVNENGAFFIPKETAIASERFKEWAQDDSKKKWVFDVKRAAVALRWQGVELKGAEFDVLLAAYIINPGHSYDDVASVAKTHQLSIVSSDEAVYGKGAKQAVPAEQELADHLARKGKAISLLRDKLLDELEENEQLELFEDLEMPLAHILGEMESIGVQVDVDRLKKMGEELSGKLKEYEKKIHESAGETFNINSPKQLGVILFEKLGLPVIKKTKTGYSTSADVLEKLRDKHVIIEDILHYRQIGKLQSTYVEGLLKVIRKDSHKVHTRFNQALTQTGRLSSTDPNLQNIPIRLEEGRKIRQAFVPSQKGWLMFAADYSQIELRVLAHISKDKNLIEAFTNDMDVHTKTAMDVFHVAEEEVTSAMRRQAKAVNFGIVYGISDYGLSQNLGITRKEAAAFIERYFNSFQGVKEYMEETVQEAKQKGYVTTLLSRRRYIPELTSRNFNLRSFAERTAMNTPIQGSAADIIKKAMIQMAKKLKEKGLQAKLLLQVHDELIFEAPEEEIKELEKLVPEVMESALELDVPLKVDCSSGPSWYDAK